Proteins from one Mycobacterium sp. EPa45 genomic window:
- a CDS encoding TetR/AcrR family transcriptional regulator, whose product MTGTERRRQLIDVARTLFAERGYEGTSIEEIAQRANVSKPVVYEHFGGKEGLYAVVVDREMSALLDGITSSLTNNRSRVRVERVALALLTYVEERTDGFRILIRDSPAAISTGTYSSLLNDAVSQVSSILAGDFARRGLDPVLAPLYAQALVGSVSMTAQWWLDTREPKKEVVAAHLVNLMWNGLTHLEADPQLEGE is encoded by the coding sequence ATGACCGGCACCGAACGCCGGCGCCAGCTCATCGATGTCGCGCGCACCCTGTTTGCCGAGCGCGGTTACGAGGGCACCTCGATCGAGGAGATCGCCCAGCGCGCCAATGTCTCCAAGCCGGTGGTCTACGAGCACTTCGGCGGCAAGGAAGGCCTCTACGCCGTGGTCGTCGACCGCGAGATGTCGGCTCTGCTGGACGGCATTACGTCGTCGCTGACCAATAACCGCTCGCGTGTCCGGGTCGAGCGGGTGGCGCTGGCCCTGCTCACGTATGTCGAGGAACGCACCGACGGATTCCGCATCCTGATCCGCGACTCACCCGCGGCGATCAGCACCGGCACCTATTCCAGCCTGCTCAACGACGCGGTCAGCCAGGTGTCCTCGATCTTGGCCGGCGATTTCGCCCGCCGCGGCCTCGACCCTGTGCTCGCCCCGCTGTACGCCCAGGCCCTGGTCGGTTCGGTGTCGATGACTGCGCAGTGGTGGCTCGACACCCGCGAACCCAAGAAAGAAGTAGTGGCCGCTCATCTGGTGAACCTGATGTGGAACGGGCTGACGCATTTGGAAGCCGATCCGCAGTTAGAGGGCGAGTAG
- a CDS encoding GAF domain-containing protein produces the protein MAPAIIDAHVATKLSGPGRRGVGALVGKPEVIDQVDAQLRGAERLEDVQQIVKGAARRIAGAHGATFVLLDHDMCYYADEDSMSPLWKGQRFPVSDCISGWAMIHRTSVAIADIRRDERIPQAAYRPTFVRSLVMTPMLGPDPVGAIGVYWAQPGQPDPAVIDALKKLAALAVAALQRFPEGIPDPGFTVAGR, from the coding sequence ATGGCACCTGCGATAATCGACGCACACGTCGCAACGAAGCTGTCGGGGCCTGGCAGGAGGGGGGTCGGCGCGTTGGTCGGCAAGCCGGAGGTCATCGACCAGGTCGACGCCCAGCTGAGGGGCGCCGAGCGGCTCGAGGATGTCCAGCAGATCGTGAAGGGCGCAGCGCGCCGGATCGCCGGTGCGCACGGCGCCACGTTCGTCCTCCTCGACCACGACATGTGCTACTACGCGGACGAAGACTCGATGAGTCCGTTGTGGAAGGGCCAGCGCTTCCCCGTCTCGGACTGCATCAGCGGCTGGGCGATGATTCACCGCACATCGGTGGCGATCGCAGACATCCGTCGCGATGAACGCATTCCACAGGCCGCGTACCGGCCGACGTTCGTGCGCAGCCTGGTGATGACCCCGATGCTCGGGCCCGATCCGGTGGGCGCGATCGGTGTGTACTGGGCGCAGCCGGGGCAGCCCGATCCGGCCGTGATCGATGCGCTGAAAAAACTGGCCGCCCTGGCAGTGGCCGCGCTGCAGCGGTTCCCCGAAGGCATCCCGGACCCCGGGTTCACCGTCGCCGGCCGCTGA
- the arsC gene encoding arsenate reductase (glutaredoxin) (This arsenate reductase requires both glutathione and glutaredoxin to convert arsenate to arsenite, after which the efflux transporter formed by ArsA and ArsB can extrude the arsenite from the cell, providing resistance.), whose protein sequence is MSSTIYHNPRCSTSRKTLDLLRNNGIEPRIVEYLKTPPSRAEIATLIADAGIEVRAGVRKRESLYTELNLADASDDELLDAMAANPILIERPFVVTPKGTRLARPIESVHEIL, encoded by the coding sequence TTGTCGAGCACCATCTACCACAACCCGCGCTGCAGCACCTCCCGCAAGACCCTGGACCTGCTGCGCAACAACGGCATCGAGCCGAGAATCGTCGAGTACCTCAAGACACCGCCGTCGCGAGCCGAGATCGCCACGCTGATCGCCGACGCCGGCATCGAGGTGCGCGCGGGCGTCCGCAAGCGTGAATCGCTGTACACCGAGCTGAATCTCGCCGACGCCAGCGATGACGAGCTGTTGGACGCCATGGCGGCCAACCCGATTCTCATCGAGCGTCCGTTCGTGGTGACGCCCAAGGGAACTCGGCTGGCAAGGCCGATCGAATCGGTACACGAAATTCTGTGA
- the glmU gene encoding bifunctional UDP-N-acetylglucosamine diphosphorylase/glucosamine-1-phosphate N-acetyltransferase GlmU, translated as MRSDTPKVLHTLGGRSMLAHTLHAVAALQPSHIVVVVGHGRDDVTAEVVRVNNQATTVVQEQQLGTGHAVSVGLSGLPADFAGTVVVTTADVPLLDSETLVTLTQSHAGAGVTIVTTTLPDPTGYGRILRDADGAVTAIVEHADADEAQRAIAEVNSGLYAFDAAALRSALTRLRTDNAQGELYLTDAIALIRADGLPVRAQHIADTALVSGVNDRVQLAALGAELNRRIIERHQRAGVTITDPATTWIDVDVEIGADTVIAPGTQLLGITSIGSGCTIGPDTTLTSMEIGDGATVIRTHGELSVIGDHAAVGPFTYLRPGTKLGTKGKLGAFVETKNAVIGAGTKVPHLTYVGDADIGEHSNIGASSVFVNYDGENKSRTTIGSHVRTGSDTMFVAPVTVGDGAYTGAGTVLRDDVPPGALAVSAGPQRNIEDWVLRKRPGSASAQAAAKARESESDAATE; from the coding sequence ATGCGCTCCGACACCCCCAAGGTGCTGCACACCCTCGGCGGGCGCAGCATGTTGGCCCACACCTTGCACGCGGTCGCGGCACTGCAGCCCAGCCACATCGTGGTGGTCGTCGGGCACGGCCGCGACGACGTCACTGCCGAGGTCGTCCGCGTCAACAACCAAGCCACCACGGTGGTGCAGGAACAACAGCTGGGCACCGGGCATGCCGTAAGCGTCGGGCTGTCCGGGCTGCCCGCGGACTTCGCCGGAACCGTCGTGGTCACCACGGCCGATGTACCGCTGCTGGACAGCGAAACGTTGGTCACCCTGACGCAATCTCACGCCGGGGCGGGTGTGACGATCGTGACCACCACACTGCCGGATCCCACCGGCTATGGCCGCATCCTTCGCGACGCCGACGGTGCGGTCACCGCAATCGTCGAGCATGCCGACGCCGACGAGGCGCAACGCGCCATTGCCGAGGTCAACTCGGGGCTCTACGCGTTCGATGCGGCCGCGCTGCGGTCGGCACTGACCCGGCTGCGCACCGACAATGCCCAGGGTGAGCTCTACCTCACCGATGCCATCGCCTTGATCCGTGCTGACGGGCTCCCGGTGCGGGCCCAGCACATCGCGGACACCGCGCTGGTCTCCGGCGTCAACGACCGCGTTCAGCTGGCGGCACTCGGCGCCGAACTGAATCGCCGCATCATCGAACGCCATCAGCGGGCCGGGGTCACCATCACCGACCCGGCCACGACCTGGATCGACGTCGACGTCGAAATCGGAGCCGACACCGTCATCGCCCCCGGCACCCAGTTGCTGGGCATCACCTCGATCGGCTCCGGCTGCACCATCGGGCCGGACACCACGCTCACCTCGATGGAAATAGGTGACGGCGCCACGGTGATCCGAACCCACGGCGAGTTGTCGGTGATCGGCGACCATGCCGCCGTCGGCCCGTTCACCTATCTGCGGCCCGGCACCAAGCTGGGCACGAAGGGCAAGCTCGGCGCGTTCGTGGAGACCAAGAACGCGGTCATCGGTGCGGGCACCAAGGTGCCGCACCTGACCTACGTCGGCGACGCCGACATCGGCGAGCACAGCAACATCGGCGCGTCCAGCGTGTTCGTGAATTACGACGGCGAGAACAAGAGCCGCACCACCATCGGCTCGCACGTGCGCACCGGCTCGGACACGATGTTCGTCGCGCCGGTCACCGTCGGGGACGGCGCCTACACCGGTGCCGGCACCGTGCTGCGCGACGACGTGCCGCCGGGTGCGCTGGCGGTGTCGGCTGGACCACAGCGCAATATCGAGGACTGGGTGCTGCGCAAGCGGCCCGGCAGCGCATCGGCGCAGGCCGCGGCCAAGGCCAGGGAGTCCGAGTCGGACGCGGCGACGGAGTGA
- a CDS encoding LpqN/LpqT family lipoprotein has product MRARSAALLITLATTVAACGTTPPDYSSIWSTPPTITSSSPTTSAKPQPIAEYLYGVGVMGEQVPLNKLTDITVTLPRPPGWTKYDNSNFSPGTEVIAKNNTYPTAMVIVFRLTGNFDVGEALKHASVDAEMSQNFTKLNSSTADFNGFPSSMIEGSYDLNGQRLHSYNRVVIPVTPAPAFQRYLVQLTVTTRADQAAAASDDVEAIIKGFSVALKK; this is encoded by the coding sequence GTGAGAGCGCGTAGCGCAGCCCTGCTCATCACGCTGGCCACGACCGTGGCGGCGTGCGGGACGACGCCGCCGGACTACTCCTCGATCTGGAGCACACCGCCCACCATCACCTCGAGCAGTCCCACCACGTCGGCCAAGCCGCAGCCGATCGCCGAATACCTCTACGGCGTGGGCGTCATGGGTGAGCAGGTCCCGCTGAACAAACTGACCGACATCACCGTGACTTTGCCGCGGCCACCGGGCTGGACCAAGTACGACAATTCGAACTTCTCGCCGGGCACCGAGGTGATCGCGAAGAACAACACCTACCCGACCGCGATGGTGATCGTGTTCAGGCTGACCGGCAACTTCGATGTGGGTGAGGCACTCAAGCACGCCAGCGTCGATGCCGAGATGTCGCAGAACTTCACCAAACTCAACTCCTCCACCGCTGATTTCAACGGGTTTCCCTCCTCGATGATCGAGGGCAGTTACGACCTCAACGGCCAGCGTCTGCACTCCTACAACCGGGTGGTGATTCCGGTGACGCCGGCACCGGCGTTCCAGCGCTACCTGGTGCAGCTGACGGTGACCACCCGCGCCGACCAGGCCGCCGCGGCGTCCGACGATGTCGAGGCCATCATCAAGGGCTTCAGTGTCGCGCTGAAGAAGTAG
- the mfd gene encoding transcription-repair coupling factor produces MTAPGQEYVHTPIAGLVDLALTAPAFVELAQRAAERPDELAMVGPASAQLYAACALARGGPLLVVTATGREADDLTAELRGVFGDAAVMFPSWETLPHERLSPGVDTVGARLMVLYRLAHPDDARLGPALRVVVTTARSLLQPMAPDLADIEPVTLRVGAEFDFDALVARLVELAYTRVDMVGKRGEFAVRGGILDVFPPTAEHPVRVEFWGDEVSEMRMFAVADQRSIAEIDVDTVVAVPCRELLLTEEVRARAAKLIETRPPDDDHITGSVGEMLEKIAEGIPVDGMEALQPVLRPDELALLIDHLPADTPVLVCDAEKVRTRAADLIKTGREFLEASWSVAAIGGDAPIDVEQLGGSGFRDLDEVRDAARASNRPWWTLSQLAAENAIELDVRAAPSARGQQSNVDEIFAMLRAHVLTGGYAAVVAPGAGTAHRVVEQLGERDTPAAMLESGQAPKPGVVGVLKGPLHDGIIVSGANLVVITETDLTGNRAAAPEGRRLAAKRRNTVDPLALTAGDLVVHDQHGIGRFVEMVERTVGGARREYLVLEYASSKRGQSADKLFVPMDSLDQLSRYVGGQEPGLSRLGGSDWTNTKTKARKAVREIASELVALYAKRQAAPGHAFGPDTPWQAEMEDAFGFTETIDQLTAIQEVKADMEKPVPMDRVICGDVGYGKTEIAVRAAFKAVQDGKQVAVLVPTTLLADQHLQTFTARMAGFPVTVKGLSRFTDPAESRAVIEGMADGSVDIVIGTHRLLQTAIRWKDLGLVVVDEEQRFGVEHKEHIKALRTHVDVLTMSATPIPRTLEMSLAGIREMSTILTPPEERYPVLTYVGAHDDKQVAAALRRELLRDGQVFYIHNRVSSIDAAAARVRQLVPEARVVVAHGQMPEELLERTVEGFWNREYDILVCTTIVETGLDISNANTLIVERADTFGLSQLHQLRGRVGRSRERGYAYFLYPKEMPLTETAYDRLATIAQNNELGAGMAVALKDLEIRGAGNVLGVEQSGHVAGVGFDLYVRLVGEAVEAYRAAADGKTVTTAEEPKDVRIDLPVDAHLPPDYIASDRLRLEAYRRLAAAADDAGIVSVVEELTDRYGPLPEPAQRLIAVARLRLVCRGYGVTELAATGSGSATTLRVSPLTLPDSAQLRLKRVYPGASYRATTSTVTVPIPRAGSGVGAPRIRDLELVQMAADLLRALDGQPQGELDITTFTPAGAAKGER; encoded by the coding sequence ATGACCGCACCGGGGCAGGAGTATGTTCACACCCCGATCGCGGGGCTGGTGGACTTGGCGCTGACCGCGCCGGCCTTCGTAGAACTCGCACAACGTGCGGCCGAACGTCCCGACGAGCTCGCGATGGTCGGGCCGGCCAGTGCTCAGCTCTATGCGGCATGCGCACTGGCCCGCGGGGGCCCACTGCTCGTGGTGACCGCGACCGGGCGCGAGGCCGATGACCTCACCGCCGAATTGCGCGGTGTGTTCGGCGACGCGGCGGTGATGTTCCCGTCCTGGGAGACCCTGCCGCACGAGCGGCTCTCGCCCGGCGTCGACACCGTGGGTGCGCGCCTGATGGTGTTGTACCGGCTTGCCCACCCTGACGATGCCCGGCTGGGGCCGGCACTGCGAGTGGTGGTGACGACCGCGCGCTCACTGCTGCAGCCGATGGCGCCCGACCTCGCCGACATCGAGCCGGTGACACTGCGCGTAGGCGCTGAGTTCGACTTCGATGCACTGGTCGCGCGACTGGTTGAGCTCGCTTACACCCGCGTCGACATGGTCGGCAAGCGCGGTGAATTCGCAGTCCGCGGCGGCATCCTCGACGTGTTCCCGCCCACCGCCGAACACCCGGTCCGGGTCGAATTCTGGGGCGACGAGGTCAGCGAGATGCGGATGTTCGCCGTCGCCGACCAGCGCTCGATTGCCGAGATCGACGTCGACACCGTGGTCGCGGTGCCGTGTCGCGAGCTGTTGCTCACCGAAGAGGTTCGCGCGCGGGCCGCCAAGCTCATCGAGACACGTCCGCCCGACGACGATCACATCACCGGCAGCGTCGGGGAGATGCTGGAGAAGATCGCTGAAGGTATCCCGGTCGACGGGATGGAGGCGCTGCAGCCGGTGCTGCGCCCGGACGAACTCGCCCTGCTGATCGATCACCTGCCCGCCGACACCCCGGTGTTGGTGTGCGACGCGGAGAAGGTGCGCACCCGTGCGGCGGACCTGATCAAGACCGGTCGCGAGTTCCTGGAAGCGTCGTGGTCGGTCGCCGCGATCGGCGGTGACGCCCCGATCGACGTCGAGCAGCTCGGCGGTTCCGGTTTCCGCGACCTCGACGAGGTGCGCGACGCGGCCCGGGCGAGCAACCGCCCGTGGTGGACGTTGAGCCAACTGGCCGCCGAGAATGCGATCGAACTCGACGTGCGGGCCGCCCCGTCGGCGCGCGGTCAGCAGAGCAACGTCGACGAGATCTTCGCGATGCTGCGCGCGCATGTGCTGACCGGTGGTTATGCCGCGGTCGTCGCACCCGGTGCCGGTACGGCGCACCGGGTGGTCGAACAACTCGGTGAACGCGACACTCCGGCTGCCATGCTGGAATCCGGCCAGGCGCCGAAGCCCGGTGTGGTGGGCGTGCTCAAGGGCCCGCTGCACGACGGCATCATCGTGTCCGGCGCCAACCTCGTGGTCATCACCGAAACCGACCTGACCGGCAACCGCGCCGCAGCCCCGGAAGGCAGGCGGCTGGCCGCCAAGCGGCGCAACACCGTCGACCCGCTGGCATTGACCGCCGGCGATCTGGTGGTTCACGACCAGCACGGGATCGGCCGTTTCGTCGAGATGGTCGAGCGCACCGTGGGCGGTGCGCGGCGCGAGTACCTGGTGCTGGAGTACGCCTCCAGCAAGCGGGGACAGTCGGCCGACAAGTTGTTCGTGCCGATGGATTCCCTCGACCAGCTGTCCCGCTACGTCGGCGGTCAAGAACCTGGCCTGAGCCGGCTCGGCGGCAGTGACTGGACGAACACAAAGACCAAGGCGCGCAAGGCCGTTCGAGAAATCGCCAGCGAACTCGTGGCGCTCTACGCCAAGCGTCAGGCCGCGCCCGGGCACGCCTTCGGCCCGGACACCCCGTGGCAGGCCGAGATGGAGGACGCGTTCGGTTTCACCGAGACGATCGACCAGCTGACCGCCATCCAGGAGGTCAAGGCCGACATGGAGAAGCCGGTCCCGATGGACCGGGTGATCTGCGGCGACGTCGGCTACGGCAAGACCGAGATCGCGGTGCGCGCGGCGTTCAAGGCCGTCCAGGACGGTAAGCAGGTGGCGGTGCTGGTGCCGACCACGCTGCTGGCCGACCAGCATCTGCAGACGTTCACCGCGCGGATGGCGGGCTTCCCGGTCACCGTGAAGGGGCTGTCGCGATTCACCGATCCCGCCGAGTCCCGCGCGGTGATCGAGGGGATGGCCGATGGCAGCGTCGACATTGTGATCGGCACCCACCGGCTGCTGCAGACGGCGATCCGTTGGAAGGATCTCGGCCTGGTGGTCGTCGACGAGGAGCAGCGCTTCGGTGTGGAGCACAAAGAGCACATCAAGGCCCTGCGCACCCACGTCGACGTGCTGACCATGAGTGCCACCCCGATCCCGCGCACCCTGGAGATGAGCCTGGCCGGTATCCGGGAGATGTCGACCATCCTCACCCCACCCGAGGAGCGCTACCCGGTGCTGACCTATGTCGGTGCGCACGACGACAAGCAGGTCGCCGCGGCGCTGCGCCGCGAGCTGCTGCGCGACGGGCAGGTCTTCTACATCCACAACCGGGTCAGCAGCATCGACGCCGCGGCTGCGCGGGTCCGTCAGCTGGTGCCCGAGGCGCGGGTCGTCGTCGCGCACGGCCAGATGCCCGAGGAGTTGCTGGAGCGCACCGTCGAAGGTTTCTGGAACCGGGAATACGACATCCTGGTCTGCACCACGATCGTCGAGACGGGACTGGACATCTCCAACGCCAACACCCTCATCGTCGAACGCGCCGACACCTTCGGGCTGTCCCAGCTGCACCAGCTGCGGGGACGGGTGGGCCGCAGCCGCGAGCGCGGCTACGCCTACTTCCTCTATCCCAAGGAGATGCCGCTCACCGAGACCGCCTACGACCGGCTGGCTACCATCGCGCAGAACAACGAGCTCGGTGCGGGCATGGCGGTTGCGTTGAAGGACTTGGAGATTCGCGGTGCGGGCAACGTGCTGGGCGTCGAACAGTCCGGTCACGTCGCCGGTGTCGGCTTCGACTTGTACGTCCGGCTGGTCGGCGAGGCCGTCGAGGCGTACCGGGCCGCCGCCGACGGCAAGACGGTGACCACCGCCGAAGAGCCCAAGGATGTGCGCATCGACCTGCCCGTCGACGCCCATCTGCCGCCGGACTACATCGCCAGCGACCGGTTGCGGTTGGAGGCTTATCGCCGGCTGGCCGCCGCCGCCGACGATGCCGGCATCGTCTCGGTGGTCGAGGAACTGACCGACCGCTACGGACCCCTGCCCGAGCCCGCGCAGCGTCTGATCGCGGTGGCACGGCTGCGGCTGGTGTGCCGCGGCTACGGCGTGACCGAGTTGG
- a CDS encoding 50S ribosomal protein L25/general stress protein Ctc — MAKNATNNLTAGVRGKTGKGASRQARREGKVPVVLYGHGTEPQHLELNGHDFAAVLRKAGTNAVLTLDIEGKEQLALTKAIAVHPIRRSIQHADLIVVRRGEKVTVEVNVVLEGEAAPGALVTQDASTIEIEADAMSIPQQLTVSIEGAEEGTQINAGQVELPEGVTLISDPDLLVVNIVTAPSAEELEAEGGGESIEEQAADAAEAAEAGEGEGESAEAE; from the coding sequence ATGGCCAAGAACGCCACCAACAACCTCACCGCCGGCGTGCGGGGTAAGACCGGTAAGGGCGCATCGCGCCAGGCCCGCCGCGAGGGCAAGGTTCCTGTCGTTCTCTACGGCCACGGCACCGAGCCCCAGCACCTCGAGCTCAACGGCCACGATTTCGCCGCCGTCCTGCGCAAGGCGGGCACCAACGCGGTGCTGACCCTGGACATCGAGGGCAAGGAGCAGCTGGCGCTGACCAAGGCCATCGCCGTACATCCGATCCGGCGCAGCATCCAGCACGCCGACCTGATCGTGGTTCGCCGCGGCGAGAAGGTGACCGTCGAGGTCAACGTCGTCCTCGAGGGCGAGGCCGCCCCGGGCGCGCTGGTCACTCAGGACGCCAGCACCATCGAGATCGAGGCCGACGCCATGTCGATCCCGCAGCAGCTGACCGTGTCGATTGAAGGTGCCGAGGAAGGCACCCAGATCAACGCCGGCCAGGTCGAGCTGCCCGAGGGCGTGACCCTGATCAGCGATCCCGACCTGCTGGTCGTCAACATCGTCACCGCACCGTCGGCCGAGGAGCTGGAGGCCGAGGGCGGCGGCGAGTCGATCGAGGAGCAGGCCGCCGACGCCGCCGAGGCAGCCGAAGCCGGCGAGGGCGAGGGCGAGTCGGCCGAGGCCGAGTAA
- a CDS encoding ribose-phosphate diphosphokinase, which produces MGTDWTDNRKNLMLFSGRAHPELAEQVAKELDTQVTAQTARDFANGEIFVRFDESVRGCDAFVLQSHPAPLNKWLMEQLIMIDALKRGSAKRITAILPFYPYARQDKKHRGREPISARLVADLFKTAGADRIVSVDLHTDQIQGFFDGPVDHMRAQPLLTGYIRDNYNCENVVVVSPDSGRVRVAEKWADALGGTPLAFIHKTRDPKVPNQVVSNRVVGDVAGKTCVLTDDMIDTGGTIAGAVKLLHNDGAKDVIIAATHGVLSDPARERLADSGAREVIVTNTLPIDESKRFPQLTVLSIAPLLASTIRAVFENGSVTGLFDGDA; this is translated from the coding sequence GTGGGCACGGACTGGACCGACAACCGCAAAAATCTGATGCTCTTCTCGGGCCGCGCGCACCCGGAGCTGGCCGAACAGGTCGCCAAAGAGCTCGACACCCAGGTCACCGCGCAGACCGCACGAGACTTCGCCAACGGTGAGATCTTCGTCCGCTTCGACGAATCGGTGCGCGGCTGCGACGCCTTCGTCCTGCAGTCCCATCCCGCGCCGCTGAACAAGTGGCTGATGGAACAGCTGATCATGATCGACGCGCTCAAGCGTGGCAGCGCCAAGCGAATCACCGCGATCCTGCCGTTCTATCCCTATGCCCGCCAGGACAAGAAGCATCGCGGCCGCGAGCCGATTTCGGCGCGGCTGGTGGCCGATCTGTTCAAGACCGCGGGTGCCGACCGGATCGTGTCGGTCGACCTGCACACCGACCAGATTCAGGGCTTCTTCGACGGGCCGGTGGATCACATGCGGGCCCAGCCGCTGCTCACCGGCTACATCCGGGACAACTACAACTGCGAGAACGTCGTCGTGGTCTCACCGGACTCCGGTCGCGTGCGCGTCGCCGAGAAGTGGGCCGACGCCCTCGGCGGCACCCCGCTGGCGTTCATCCACAAGACCCGCGACCCGAAGGTGCCCAACCAGGTTGTGTCGAACCGGGTCGTCGGCGATGTGGCGGGCAAGACCTGCGTGCTGACCGACGACATGATCGACACCGGAGGCACCATCGCCGGCGCGGTGAAGTTACTGCACAACGACGGCGCCAAGGACGTCATCATCGCCGCGACCCACGGCGTGCTGTCGGACCCGGCCCGCGAGCGGCTGGCCGACAGCGGTGCGCGCGAAGTGATCGTCACCAACACCCTGCCGATCGACGAGTCCAAGCGATTCCCGCAGCTGACCGTCCTGTCGATCGCGCCGCTACTGGCCAGCACCATCCGTGCGGTCTTCGAAAACGGTTCAGTGACAGGTCTTTTCGACGGGGACGCGTAG
- the pth gene encoding aminoacyl-tRNA hydrolase, which produces MADPLLVVGLGNPGPQYAKTRHNLGFMVADLLAARMGGQFKVHKRSGAEIVTGRLAHRPVVLAKPRTYMNESGRQIGPLAKFYSVMPTDIIVIHDELDIDFGRIRLKLGGGEGGHNGLRSVANSLGTKNFQRVRIGVGRPPGRKDPAAYVLEPFTAAERTEVPAICEQAADATELLIEAGLEPAQNHVHAW; this is translated from the coding sequence ATGGCCGATCCCCTGCTGGTTGTCGGCCTCGGCAACCCGGGTCCGCAGTACGCCAAGACCCGGCACAACCTCGGCTTCATGGTGGCCGATCTGCTGGCCGCCCGCATGGGCGGACAGTTCAAGGTGCACAAGCGTTCTGGCGCGGAGATCGTGACCGGCCGGCTGGCTCACCGTCCCGTCGTGCTGGCCAAACCACGCACCTACATGAACGAGTCGGGACGTCAGATCGGTCCGTTGGCGAAGTTCTACTCGGTCATGCCGACCGACATCATCGTCATCCACGACGAGCTCGACATCGACTTCGGCCGGATCCGGTTGAAACTCGGCGGTGGCGAGGGCGGCCACAACGGTCTGCGATCGGTGGCGAACTCGCTGGGCACCAAGAACTTTCAGCGGGTCCGCATCGGGGTCGGCCGACCGCCGGGGCGCAAGGACCCGGCGGCCTACGTCCTGGAGCCGTTCACCGCCGCCGAACGCACCGAGGTGCCGGCGATCTGTGAGCAGGCCGCCGACGCTACCGAGCTGTTGATCGAGGCCGGGCTGGAGCCTGCCCAGAATCACGTGCACGCCTGGTAG
- a CDS encoding oxidoreductase has translation MSWTAADLPSFAGRTVIVTGANSGLGLVTARELARVGGHVVLACRNASKGAEAAATMTGDVEVRSLDLQDLASIRDFASGVDSVDVLINNAGIMAVPYAVTKDGFESQIGTNHLGHFALTNLLLPKVTDRVVTVSSFMHMLGRISLKDLNWKARPYSAWLAYGQSKLANLLFTSELQKRLDAVGSPLKSHAAHPGYSATNLQGHTGNRFGTRIWDAGNSLFATSADFGARQTLYAAAADLPGNSFIGPRFAMRGPTGQSPRSPLARNQATATALWRLSEQLTGIEFPL, from the coding sequence ATGAGTTGGACCGCTGCAGATCTGCCTTCGTTCGCCGGACGCACTGTCATCGTCACCGGAGCCAACAGCGGGCTGGGACTGGTCACCGCTCGCGAGCTGGCCCGCGTCGGCGGCCATGTCGTCCTTGCGTGCCGCAACGCGAGCAAGGGCGCCGAAGCCGCCGCCACCATGACCGGTGACGTCGAGGTGCGCAGCCTCGACCTGCAGGACCTGGCCTCGATCCGGGACTTCGCCTCCGGGGTGGACAGTGTCGACGTCCTCATCAACAACGCCGGCATCATGGCCGTCCCCTACGCCGTCACCAAGGACGGATTCGAAAGCCAGATCGGCACCAACCACCTCGGCCACTTCGCGCTGACCAACTTGCTGCTGCCCAAGGTGACCGACCGCGTCGTCACGGTGTCGTCGTTCATGCACATGCTGGGCAGGATCAGCCTCAAGGACCTGAACTGGAAGGCTCGGCCGTACTCGGCGTGGCTGGCTTACGGCCAGTCCAAGCTGGCCAACTTGCTGTTCACCAGTGAGCTGCAAAAGCGCCTGGACGCGGTGGGGTCGCCGCTGAAATCCCACGCCGCCCACCCTGGGTACTCGGCCACCAATCTGCAGGGCCACACCGGCAACCGGTTCGGCACCCGGATCTGGGACGCCGGGAACAGCCTGTTCGCCACCAGCGCCGACTTCGGCGCCCGGCAGACCCTGTACGCGGCAGCGGCGGACCTGCCCGGCAATAGCTTCATCGGCCCCAGGTTCGCGATGCGCGGGCCGACCGGCCAGTCACCGCGCAGCCCGCTGGCCCGCAACCAGGCCACCGCGACGGCCTTGTGGCGGCTGTCCGAGCAGCTCACCGGCATCGAATTTCCGCTCTGA